The following coding sequences lie in one Pseudomonas syringae CC1557 genomic window:
- a CDS encoding homocysteine S-methyltransferase family protein has translation MTQGTTVILDGGMGRELQRRGAPFRQPEWSALALSEAPEAVSAVHAAYIESGAQVITSNSYAVVPFHIGEERFAREGQALAALAGQLARGAADASGSRARVAGSIPPLFGSYRPDLYQPELAADVLKPLVAGLSPYVDLWLAETQSCILEAQTIRAGLPVDGKPFWLSFTLQDEDTDAVPRLRSGEPVADAARAAAEMGVATLLFNCSQPEVIGGAIDAAREVFESLGVDIAIGAYANAFPPQPKDAKANDGLDELREDLDPQGYQQWAADWVKRGATHIGGCCGIGPEHIAVLSKSL, from the coding sequence ATGACCCAAGGCACAACTGTAATTCTCGATGGCGGCATGGGCCGCGAACTACAGCGTCGCGGTGCGCCGTTTCGTCAGCCCGAATGGTCGGCGCTGGCGTTGAGCGAAGCGCCTGAGGCGGTCAGTGCAGTACACGCCGCTTATATCGAAAGTGGCGCTCAGGTCATTACCAGCAACAGTTATGCGGTTGTACCGTTTCACATTGGCGAAGAGCGCTTCGCGCGTGAAGGTCAGGCGTTGGCAGCACTGGCCGGGCAACTGGCACGTGGGGCAGCCGATGCCTCGGGCAGTCGTGCGCGCGTGGCCGGTTCGATCCCGCCGCTGTTCGGCTCCTATCGCCCGGACCTGTACCAACCTGAGCTGGCGGCCGATGTGCTGAAACCGCTGGTTGCCGGTTTGTCGCCTTATGTCGACCTGTGGCTGGCCGAAACACAGAGCTGCATCCTCGAAGCGCAGACCATTCGCGCCGGTCTGCCGGTTGACGGCAAGCCGTTCTGGTTGTCATTTACCTTGCAGGATGAAGACACCGACGCGGTTCCGCGCCTGCGTTCCGGCGAGCCGGTTGCCGACGCGGCAAGGGCTGCGGCCGAGATGGGCGTTGCGACGCTGCTGTTCAACTGCAGCCAGCCGGAAGTGATTGGTGGTGCGATCGATGCAGCGCGTGAGGTATTTGAATCGTTGGGGGTCGATATCGCCATTGGCGCTTACGCCAACGCTTTCCCGCCGCAGCCCAAGGATGCCAAGGCCAATGACGGTCTGGACGAGTTGCGTGAAGATCTCGACCCGCAGGGCTACCAGCAGTGGGCGGCGGACTGGGTCAAGCGCGGTGCCACGCACATTGGCGGTTGCTGCGGGATTGGCCCGGAACATATCGCGGTGCTGTCGAAAAGCCTCTGA
- a CDS encoding ABC transporter substrate-binding protein encodes MNYRALLGIGLVTLAASTQALAGATLDRVQKNKELVNVLMESYPPFSFLNDKNELDGFDVDVAKAVAQKLGVKLRLETPSWDVIAAGHWSGRYDICVCSMTPSKARAEVFNFPVEYYASPAVIVVNATDDRIHSAKDLSGKKVGLTSASSYESYLNKNLVIDGAEDKPLQYPFEDVQIAPYDNDNVAFQDLGLGAGKRLDAILTNLVTAKPRLDQDKRFKLAGETLYEEPNSVAIEKDDPEWDAKVREVFAELKKDGTLSKLSQKWIGADISK; translated from the coding sequence GTGAATTATCGCGCTCTGCTGGGCATTGGCCTGGTCACTCTGGCTGCCTCCACTCAAGCTCTGGCCGGCGCCACGCTGGATCGCGTGCAGAAAAACAAAGAGTTGGTCAACGTCCTGATGGAAAGTTACCCGCCCTTCTCTTTCCTGAATGACAAGAACGAACTGGACGGCTTCGATGTGGACGTAGCCAAGGCCGTTGCGCAGAAGCTGGGCGTCAAATTGCGCCTCGAAACACCCTCCTGGGACGTGATTGCGGCAGGTCACTGGAGCGGCCGCTATGACATCTGCGTCTGCTCGATGACCCCAAGCAAGGCACGCGCTGAGGTCTTCAACTTCCCGGTCGAGTATTACGCTTCGCCGGCGGTCATTGTGGTCAACGCCACCGACGACCGCATCCACTCGGCCAAGGACTTGAGTGGCAAGAAAGTCGGCCTGACCAGCGCCTCCAGTTACGAAAGTTACCTGAACAAGAACCTGGTCATCGACGGCGCGGAAGACAAGCCGTTGCAGTACCCGTTCGAAGACGTGCAGATCGCCCCGTATGACAACGACAACGTGGCCTTTCAGGACCTCGGTCTCGGCGCTGGCAAGCGGCTGGACGCTATCCTCACCAATCTGGTGACGGCAAAGCCGCGTCTGGATCAGGACAAGCGCTTCAAACTGGCCGGTGAAACGCTGTACGAAGAACCCAACTCGGTGGCCATCGAGAAAGACGATCCGGAATGGGACGCCAAGGTTCGCGAGGTCTTCGCTGAACTCAAGAAAGACGGCACCTTGAGCAAGCTGTCACAAAAGTGGATCGGTGCTGATATCAGCAAATGA
- a CDS encoding amino acid ABC transporter permease, translated as MTSFEPQRPPEQADQGLLKRVFGFRTRLYLTWLVMFVLFAGFFLSFDLKLSIILDKLPNLIGLHLAPNGFLQGAALTLFVSVCSIVVSVVLGFVTALARLSSSAVAFGIASFYASFFRGTPLLIQILLIYLGLPQVGIVPGAIMAGVIALSLNYGAYLSEIFRAGIIGVAAGQREAALALALRPAQIFWRVTLPQAMRTIIPPTTNQFISMLKDSSLISVMGVWEVMFLAQSYGRSSYRYIEMLTTAAVLYWIMSIGLELLQSRLEKHYGKAYQARK; from the coding sequence ATGACTTCTTTCGAGCCCCAACGCCCACCTGAGCAGGCTGATCAAGGCCTGCTCAAACGAGTCTTCGGTTTCCGCACGCGGCTTTACCTGACCTGGCTGGTCATGTTTGTGCTGTTCGCCGGGTTCTTTCTGAGTTTCGACCTCAAGCTGTCGATCATTCTCGACAAACTGCCCAATCTGATTGGCCTGCATCTGGCGCCCAACGGCTTTCTGCAAGGCGCGGCGCTGACGCTGTTTGTGTCGGTATGCTCGATTGTCGTGTCAGTGGTGCTGGGCTTTGTCACAGCGCTGGCGAGGCTGTCCAGCAGTGCTGTCGCGTTCGGCATCGCCAGCTTTTACGCCTCGTTCTTTCGCGGTACACCGCTGCTGATCCAGATTCTGCTGATCTATCTGGGCTTGCCGCAGGTGGGCATTGTGCCGGGCGCGATCATGGCGGGGGTTATTGCCTTGTCGCTCAACTATGGGGCCTATCTGAGCGAGATCTTCCGTGCCGGGATCATCGGCGTTGCGGCCGGGCAGCGTGAAGCTGCGCTTGCCCTGGCGCTGCGTCCGGCGCAGATCTTCTGGCGCGTCACACTGCCCCAGGCCATGCGCACCATCATCCCGCCGACCACCAACCAGTTCATCTCCATGCTCAAGGACTCGTCACTGATCTCGGTGATGGGCGTCTGGGAAGTGATGTTTCTGGCCCAGTCCTATGGCCGGTCCAGCTATCGCTACATCGAGATGCTGACCACCGCAGCGGTGCTGTACTGGATCATGTCGATCGGGCTGGAGCTGTTGCAGTCGCGACTGGAAAAACATTACGGCAAGGCGTATCAGGCTCGGAAGTAG
- a CDS encoding PA4642 family protein, which translates to MRKDKKQLIGDEIGDEQIKLFLDFEPYDATSPSLHKLIKAYRGLRINDFERFLVFFKEAGHDFDGKDEHGNDFIALIKDQRNADEYIELIEKARG; encoded by the coding sequence ATGCGTAAAGACAAGAAACAGTTGATTGGTGATGAGATCGGCGACGAGCAGATCAAGTTGTTCCTCGACTTCGAACCGTATGATGCTACCTCGCCGTCGCTGCACAAACTGATCAAGGCCTACCGTGGCCTGCGCATAAACGACTTTGAGCGCTTTCTGGTGTTCTTCAAGGAAGCGGGCCATGACTTCGATGGCAAGGACGAGCACGGCAACGACTTCATCGCCCTGATCAAGGATCAGCGCAATGCAGACGAGTACATCGAACTGATCGAAAAAGCCCGCGGCTGA
- a CDS encoding hypoxanthine-guanine phosphoribosyltransferase produces MSADLEHIRQIMREADCLYTEAQVDAAIARVGAQINAELADRNPVVFCVMNGGLIFSGKLLTHLNFPLEASYLHATRYRNETTGGDLFWKAKPEVSFIDRDVLIIDDILDEGHTLGAIIDFCKHAGARAVHTAVLIDKDHDRKARPDLKADYVGLPCIDRYIFGFGMDYKGYWRNAAGIYAVKGM; encoded by the coding sequence ATGTCCGCTGATCTCGAGCATATCCGTCAAATCATGCGCGAAGCTGACTGCCTGTATACCGAGGCACAAGTCGATGCTGCCATCGCCCGCGTCGGTGCGCAGATCAATGCCGAACTGGCAGATCGCAACCCGGTTGTGTTCTGCGTGATGAACGGCGGCCTGATTTTTTCGGGCAAACTGCTGACTCACCTGAACTTCCCGCTGGAAGCGTCTTACCTGCACGCGACACGTTATCGCAATGAAACCACGGGCGGCGATCTGTTCTGGAAAGCCAAGCCTGAGGTCTCGTTCATTGATCGTGACGTGCTGATCATCGATGACATCCTAGATGAAGGTCACACCCTGGGCGCTATCATCGATTTCTGCAAACACGCCGGTGCCCGCGCTGTACATACCGCAGTGCTGATTGACAAGGATCACGACCGCAAGGCCCGTCCGGACCTGAAAGCCGATTATGTAGGCTTGCCGTGTATCGACCGTTACATCTTCGGTTTCGGTATGGACTACAAAGGCTACTGGCGCAATGCTGCTGGCATCTATGCGGTCAAAGGGATGTAA
- the upp gene encoding uracil phosphoribosyltransferase, whose product MPIREIRHPLIRHKLGLMRRADISTKNFRELAQEVGALLTYEATADLTLENYDIQGWAGTVSVEKIAGKKITVVPILRAGIGMLDGVLSLIPGAKVSAVGVARNEETLQAHTYLEKLVPEIDERLAMIIDPMLATGSSMVATIDLLKKAGCKEIRAMVLVAAPEGIAAVEKAHPDVMIYTASIDERLNEHGYIIPGLGDAGDKIFGTKQKDA is encoded by the coding sequence ATGCCCATTCGTGAAATCCGTCATCCGCTGATCCGCCACAAGCTCGGCCTGATGCGCCGCGCCGACATCAGCACCAAGAATTTCCGTGAGCTGGCTCAGGAAGTCGGAGCGCTGCTGACATATGAAGCAACTGCCGACCTTACGCTGGAAAACTACGATATCCAGGGTTGGGCCGGTACGGTGTCGGTCGAGAAAATCGCCGGCAAGAAAATTACCGTGGTGCCCATCCTGCGCGCCGGTATAGGCATGCTCGATGGCGTGCTCAGCCTGATTCCGGGCGCCAAGGTGAGTGCCGTGGGCGTGGCCCGCAATGAAGAAACCCTGCAAGCGCATACGTATCTGGAAAAGCTGGTCCCAGAGATCGACGAGCGTCTGGCCATGATCATCGACCCGATGCTGGCCACCGGCAGCTCCATGGTCGCGACCATCGACCTGCTCAAGAAAGCTGGCTGCAAGGAAATCCGCGCCATGGTATTGGTCGCTGCACCCGAAGGTATTGCGGCAGTGGAAAAGGCCCACCCGGATGTGATGATCTACACCGCCTCCATCGACGAGCGCCTCAACGAACACGGCTACATCATTCCGGGCCTGGGCGATGCCGGTGACAAGATTTTCGGCACCAAACAGAAGGACGCGTAA
- a CDS encoding uracil-xanthine permease family protein — translation MTQQEFNDPLWRTILSGAQMLFVAFGALVLMPLITGLDPNVALFTAGLGTLLFQIITGRQVPVFLASSFAFITPIILAKGQFGLAATMGGVMAAGFVYTFLGLAVKIKGTGFIDRLLPPVVIGPVIISIGLAMAPIAANMAMGKTGDGVQLIPYQTAMLISMPALLTTLIVAVFGKGIFRLVPIISGVLVGFALSFYFGVVDTQKIADAAWLALPHFTAPEFNWQAILFIVPVALAPAIEHIGGVIAVGSVTGRDYLKKPGLHRTLFGDGVATTVAGLFGGPPNTTYAEVTGAVMLTKNYNPQIMIWASFFAITLAFIGKFGALLQSIPVPVMGGILCLLFGSIAAVGMNTLIRHKIDLAEARNLVIVSVTLVFGIGGVLIGTGNGPNDFGLKGIALCAVTAIVLNLILPGNDSWKNKQLDDQLP, via the coding sequence ATGACGCAGCAGGAGTTCAACGATCCACTGTGGCGCACGATCCTTTCCGGTGCGCAAATGCTGTTCGTGGCGTTCGGCGCGCTGGTGCTGATGCCGCTGATTACCGGGCTCGACCCTAACGTCGCGCTGTTTACCGCCGGGCTTGGCACGCTGCTGTTTCAGATCATCACGGGCCGTCAGGTGCCGGTGTTTCTGGCCTCGAGCTTTGCTTTCATCACCCCAATCATTCTCGCCAAAGGTCAGTTCGGCCTGGCCGCGACCATGGGCGGCGTGATGGCAGCAGGCTTCGTCTATACCTTTCTCGGTCTGGCGGTGAAGATCAAAGGCACCGGATTCATTGACCGCTTGCTGCCCCCCGTGGTCATCGGGCCGGTGATCATCTCGATCGGTCTGGCCATGGCGCCGATTGCGGCCAATATGGCGATGGGCAAGACCGGCGATGGCGTACAGCTGATTCCCTATCAAACCGCCATGCTGATTTCGATGCCTGCGTTGCTGACCACCCTGATCGTGGCCGTGTTCGGCAAAGGCATTTTCCGTCTGGTGCCGATCATCTCCGGCGTGCTGGTGGGTTTTGCCCTGTCGTTCTACTTCGGCGTGGTCGATACCCAGAAAATTGCCGACGCCGCCTGGCTGGCCCTGCCGCACTTCACGGCACCGGAATTCAACTGGCAGGCGATTCTGTTCATTGTTCCGGTGGCACTGGCTCCCGCCATCGAGCACATCGGCGGCGTGATTGCAGTCGGCAGCGTGACCGGGCGCGATTACCTGAAAAAACCAGGACTGCATCGCACACTGTTCGGTGATGGTGTTGCAACAACCGTGGCTGGCCTGTTCGGCGGACCGCCCAACACCACTTATGCCGAAGTCACCGGCGCGGTGATGCTGACCAAGAACTACAACCCGCAAATCATGATCTGGGCGTCGTTCTTCGCGATCACTCTGGCATTTATCGGCAAGTTCGGCGCGCTGCTGCAAAGCATCCCGGTGCCGGTGATGGGCGGGATTCTGTGTCTGCTGTTCGGTTCGATTGCGGCGGTCGGCATGAACACGTTGATCCGCCACAAGATCGACCTGGCCGAAGCACGCAACCTGGTCATCGTTTCGGTAACGCTGGTGTTTGGAATCGGCGGCGTGCTGATCGGCACGGGCAACGGCCCGAACGATTTCGGCCTGAAGGGCATCGCGCTCTGCGCCGTGACCGCTATCGTCCTGAACCTGATTTTGCCGGGCAATGACAGCTGGAAGAACAAGCAACTGGATGATCAGTTGCCGTAA
- the hemH gene encoding ferrochelatase, with protein MTDHALLLVNLGSPASTQVADVRSYLNQFLMDPYVIDLPWPVRRLLVSLILIKRPEQSAHAYASIWWDEGSPLVVLSKRLQAAVKKEWSHGPVELAMRYGEPSVETVLTRLAEQGFKKVTLAPLYPQFADSTVTTVIEEAKRVVRAKSLKMQFSVLQPFYDQPEYLSALVESVRPHLEQSYDHLLLSFHGLPERHLHKLDPTGKHCLKDDCCMTAPAEVLATCYRAQCIQSAAAFARRMGIPDGKWSVSFQSRLGRAKWIEPYTEARLDELAAKGVKKLLVMCPAFVADCIETLEEIGDRGAEQFKDAGGEELILIPCLNDDPNWAKELSRLCERAPLML; from the coding sequence ATGACCGATCACGCTTTGTTGCTGGTCAATCTGGGTTCACCTGCTTCTACTCAAGTGGCAGACGTGCGCAGTTACCTGAACCAGTTCCTGATGGACCCGTATGTGATCGACCTGCCATGGCCGGTGCGCAGGCTGCTGGTGTCGCTGATTCTGATCAAGCGGCCCGAACAGTCGGCGCATGCCTATGCATCAATTTGGTGGGACGAAGGTTCGCCGCTGGTAGTGCTGAGCAAACGGCTTCAGGCCGCTGTGAAAAAAGAGTGGTCGCACGGGCCGGTCGAACTGGCGATGCGTTATGGCGAGCCGTCGGTTGAAACCGTGCTGACGCGTCTGGCAGAGCAAGGCTTCAAGAAAGTCACGCTGGCCCCGCTGTATCCGCAGTTTGCCGACAGTACGGTGACCACCGTTATCGAAGAGGCCAAGCGCGTGGTGCGCGCCAAATCGCTGAAGATGCAGTTCTCGGTGCTACAACCGTTCTACGATCAGCCTGAGTACCTCAGTGCACTGGTAGAAAGTGTGCGCCCGCATCTGGAGCAGTCTTACGATCACCTGCTGCTGAGTTTTCACGGCCTGCCCGAGCGGCATCTGCATAAGCTCGACCCGACCGGCAAGCACTGCCTCAAGGACGATTGCTGCATGACCGCGCCAGCCGAAGTGCTTGCCACCTGCTATCGCGCTCAGTGCATACAATCGGCTGCGGCGTTTGCCAGGCGCATGGGTATTCCTGATGGCAAATGGTCGGTGTCGTTCCAGTCACGACTGGGGCGCGCCAAGTGGATCGAACCCTACACCGAGGCGCGCCTGGACGAACTGGCGGCGAAAGGTGTGAAGAAGCTGCTGGTCATGTGCCCGGCGTTCGTGGCTGACTGTATCGAGACGCTGGAAGAGATCGGCGACCGTGGTGCCGAGCAGTTCAAGGACGCGGGAGGAGAGGAGCTGATCCTGATCCCTTGCCTGAACGACGATCCGAACTGGGCGAAAGAATTGAGCAGACTGTGCGAGCGTGCGCCGTTGATGTTGTGA
- a CDS encoding TIGR01777 family oxidoreductase — protein MHILLTGGTGLIGRALCRLWSAQGHELTVWSRQPADVAQLCGPTVRGIARLDELGEQPVDAIINLAGAPIADRPWTRKRRLLLWESRIGLTEQLLTWLGSRSQKPALMISGSAVGWYGDSSEREIDETSPPAKEDFASQLCNAWEETAQRAEALGVRVVLLRTGLVLSDRGGFLQRLLPPFKFGMGGPIGNGRQWMPWIHIQDQIAAIDFLLNLNEAKGPYNVCAPSPVRNRQFAKTLAGILHRPAFMPMPALALRALLGELSVLLLGGQRARPARLQQAGFTFKYTELDTALQDLLGRH, from the coding sequence ATGCACATATTGCTGACCGGTGGTACTGGTTTGATCGGAAGAGCGCTCTGTCGCCTGTGGTCCGCCCAAGGCCATGAACTGACCGTGTGGAGTCGCCAACCCGCCGATGTGGCCCAATTGTGTGGTCCCACTGTGCGCGGCATTGCCCGTCTCGACGAGTTGGGCGAGCAGCCGGTGGATGCGATCATCAACCTGGCCGGCGCACCGATTGCGGATCGTCCGTGGACGCGCAAACGCCGACTGTTGTTGTGGGAAAGCCGTATCGGTCTGACTGAACAATTGCTGACGTGGCTGGGTAGCCGCTCGCAGAAGCCTGCGCTGATGATTTCAGGCTCTGCTGTCGGTTGGTATGGCGACAGCAGCGAGCGCGAAATCGACGAAACGTCACCACCTGCCAAGGAAGACTTCGCCAGCCAGCTGTGCAACGCCTGGGAAGAAACCGCGCAGCGTGCCGAAGCGCTGGGCGTGCGTGTCGTGCTGCTGCGCACCGGTCTGGTGTTGTCGGATCGCGGCGGCTTCTTACAGCGTCTGTTGCCGCCTTTCAAGTTCGGTATGGGTGGCCCGATTGGCAACGGTCGGCAGTGGATGCCGTGGATTCACATTCAGGATCAAATTGCCGCGATTGATTTTCTGTTGAATCTGAATGAAGCAAAGGGTCCTTATAATGTCTGCGCGCCGTCGCCGGTCCGCAATCGTCAGTTTGCCAAGACGCTGGCAGGCATTCTGCATCGGCCTGCGTTCATGCCCATGCCTGCGCTGGCATTGAGAGCGCTGCTGGGCGAATTGTCGGTCTTGTTGCTGGGCGGCCAGCGCGCCCGGCCTGCACGTTTGCAGCAAGCCGGTTTCACGTTCAAGTACACCGAACTCGATACTGCCCTGCAGGATTTGCTGGGCCGCCACTGA
- a CDS encoding NAD(P)/FAD-dependent oxidoreductase, with protein sequence MTVPIAIIGTGIAGLSAARALTDAGHQVHLFDKSRGSGGRMSSKRSDAGSLDMGAQYFTARDRRFATAVKQWQAQGHVAEWTPSLYNFHGGRLTPSPDEQVRWVGKPGMSAITRAMRGDLPVSFSCRITEVFRGEEHWNLLDAEGKNHGPFSHVIIATPAPQATALLADAPKLASVVAGVKMEPTWAVALAFEKPLQTLMQGCFVQDSPLDWLARNRSKPERDDTLDTWVLHATSQWSRQHLDASREQVIEHLHGAFAELVDCSMPAPVFSLAHRWLYARPAGSHEWGALSDADLGIYVCGDWCLSGRVEGAWLSGQEAARRLLEHMQ encoded by the coding sequence ATGACTGTCCCAATCGCAATCATCGGTACCGGTATCGCCGGACTTTCAGCCGCCCGGGCGCTCACAGACGCCGGGCATCAGGTGCACCTGTTCGACAAAAGCCGCGGCAGCGGCGGTCGGATGTCGAGCAAGCGCAGCGACGCGGGTTCGCTGGACATGGGCGCACAATATTTCACCGCACGAGACAGGCGTTTTGCGACTGCCGTCAAGCAATGGCAGGCTCAAGGGCATGTCGCTGAATGGACCCCGTCGCTCTACAACTTTCATGGCGGCAGGCTCACCCCTTCTCCCGATGAACAAGTGCGCTGGGTCGGCAAGCCAGGCATGAGCGCCATCACCCGAGCCATGCGCGGCGACCTTCCAGTGTCGTTCTCGTGCCGTATCACTGAAGTGTTTCGCGGGGAAGAACACTGGAACCTGCTGGACGCCGAGGGCAAAAACCACGGCCCGTTCAGCCATGTGATCATCGCAACCCCTGCCCCACAGGCCACTGCATTGCTGGCTGACGCACCGAAACTGGCCAGCGTGGTAGCAGGCGTCAAGATGGAGCCGACCTGGGCAGTCGCTCTGGCCTTCGAGAAGCCGCTGCAAACGCTTATGCAGGGCTGCTTCGTGCAAGACAGCCCGCTGGACTGGCTGGCACGTAATCGCAGCAAACCCGAGCGTGATGACACCCTCGATACCTGGGTGCTGCACGCCACCAGCCAATGGAGCCGACAGCATCTCGACGCCTCCAGAGAGCAGGTCATCGAACATTTGCATGGCGCTTTCGCCGAATTGGTCGACTGCAGCATGCCCGCTCCGGTATTCAGCCTGGCGCATCGCTGGCTGTATGCACGGCCTGCCGGCTCGCACGAATGGGGCGCCCTGTCTGATGCTGACCTGGGCATTTATGTCTGCGGTGACTGGTGCCTGTCGGGGCGAGTGGAAGGCGCATGGCTGAGTGGCCAGGAAGCGGCACGCCGGTTGCTGGAACACATGCAATGA
- a CDS encoding TIGR02450 family Trp-rich protein, translated as MNQINPRKLLLSKWTAATPVNREKHFLVTELFKDEEGTVLEIELQAVLTQRSERLPWQVLQQSDTWRMGWK; from the coding sequence ATGAACCAGATCAATCCGCGCAAACTGCTGCTGTCGAAGTGGACGGCAGCCACCCCGGTCAATCGCGAGAAGCACTTTCTGGTGACCGAGTTGTTCAAGGACGAAGAAGGCACTGTGCTGGAAATCGAACTACAGGCCGTGTTGACGCAACGCAGCGAGCGGCTGCCGTGGCAGGTGTTGCAACAATCGGACACATGGCGCATGGGCTGGAAGTAG
- a CDS encoding YbgA family protein, with protein MPAIEKPKLGISACLMGAEVRFNGGHKESHLCTQALSKYFDFVQACPEVAIGMGIPREPIRLVGDAENPKALGTVNRDLDVTAALAEYGVQMADELGDICGYIFMQKSPSCGLERVKVYRENGAPVDGGGRGIYAQAFCERHPNLPVEEDGRLNDAVLRENFVTRVFAYAAWQQLLKEGVTRRALTEFHSRYKYQLMANDPVQYKALGKMLGSMGRSDPNEIAPLYFSNLMAALKKCATRSTHTNVLQHLCGYLKQTISSEDKQEIQQVISQYHQGIVPLIVPLTLLKHHFRQHPDPYVALQVYMQPHPENLSLRNAI; from the coding sequence ATGCCCGCAATCGAAAAACCAAAACTCGGTATCAGTGCCTGCCTGATGGGCGCCGAAGTTCGTTTCAATGGTGGACACAAGGAGTCTCATTTGTGCACCCAGGCATTGAGCAAGTATTTCGATTTCGTCCAGGCATGCCCCGAAGTCGCAATCGGCATGGGCATCCCGCGTGAGCCGATCAGACTGGTCGGTGATGCAGAGAATCCCAAGGCGCTCGGCACGGTCAATCGTGACCTGGATGTGACCGCAGCACTGGCTGAATACGGCGTACAGATGGCCGATGAGCTGGGCGATATCTGTGGTTACATCTTCATGCAGAAGTCGCCATCCTGTGGTCTGGAGCGGGTCAAGGTCTACCGTGAAAACGGTGCGCCGGTCGATGGCGGCGGGCGCGGTATCTACGCGCAGGCTTTTTGCGAGCGTCATCCGAACCTGCCCGTCGAGGAAGACGGACGTCTCAATGACGCCGTGCTGCGCGAGAACTTCGTGACCCGCGTATTTGCCTACGCCGCCTGGCAACAGCTGTTGAAAGAAGGCGTGACGCGTCGCGCCCTGACCGAATTTCATTCGCGCTACAAATACCAACTGATGGCCAACGATCCAGTGCAATACAAGGCTCTGGGCAAAATGCTCGGCAGCATGGGCCGCAGTGATCCGAACGAAATCGCCCCGCTGTATTTCAGCAACCTGATGGCAGCATTGAAAAAGTGCGCAACGCGCAGTACTCACACCAATGTCCTGCAACACCTGTGCGGCTACCTCAAGCAGACCATCAGCAGTGAAGACAAGCAGGAAATCCAGCAAGTGATCAGCCAGTACCATCAGGGCATCGTGCCGCTGATCGTGCCTCTGACCCTGCTCAAGCATCATTTTCGCCAACATCCAGACCCGTATGTGGCGCTTCAGGTGTACATGCAACCCCATCCGGAAAATCTCAGCCTGCGAAATGCGATTTGA
- a CDS encoding MerR family transcriptional regulator, with translation MNEAEKDTDPEVPGDWLPIREVARQTGVNAVTLRAWERRYGLIVPHRTAKGHRLYSEEHVQRVMKILTWLNRGVSVSQVKNLIDDNRTDALPPTNDWDALRQTLLIAIGELAERRVDDVFNQAMALYPPRTLCEQLLLPLLAELEQRWQGKFGAQLERTFFYSWLRSKFGARIYHNNRQLNGSPLLLVNQSDLPLEPHLWLAAWLVSSADCPVEVFDWPLPVGELALAAEYLKPRGILLYSSKALNIAQLPRLLANITCPVVLGGPTVQIHKADLLVQASEIAGLTLANDALSAQIELGKLGLI, from the coding sequence ATGAATGAAGCAGAGAAAGATACCGACCCAGAGGTACCAGGCGACTGGCTGCCTATTCGGGAAGTTGCACGACAGACTGGCGTCAACGCCGTGACCTTGCGCGCCTGGGAGCGCCGCTATGGCTTGATAGTCCCGCATCGTACGGCCAAGGGGCATCGGCTGTATTCGGAAGAGCATGTCCAGCGGGTCATGAAAATCCTGACCTGGCTCAATCGTGGCGTCTCGGTCAGCCAGGTCAAAAACCTGATCGACGACAACCGTACGGACGCCCTGCCCCCTACCAATGACTGGGATGCGCTGCGCCAGACGCTGTTGATAGCGATTGGCGAACTGGCCGAGCGTCGCGTGGATGACGTGTTTAATCAGGCCATGGCGCTCTACCCGCCGCGCACCCTGTGTGAACAACTGTTGCTGCCACTGCTCGCCGAGCTGGAACAGCGCTGGCAAGGCAAGTTTGGTGCTCAACTGGAGCGCACATTTTTCTATTCGTGGCTGCGCAGCAAGTTCGGTGCGCGCATCTACCACAACAACCGTCAGCTCAATGGCAGCCCGTTGCTGCTGGTCAATCAGTCCGATCTGCCGCTTGAGCCGCACCTGTGGCTCGCGGCCTGGCTGGTCAGCAGTGCCGACTGCCCGGTAGAGGTGTTTGATTGGCCGCTGCCGGTCGGTGAGCTGGCGCTGGCCGCTGAATACCTGAAGCCTCGCGGCATACTGCTGTACTCCAGCAAAGCCCTGAACATCGCCCAGTTACCGCGCCTGCTGGCCAATATCACCTGCCCTGTCGTGCTCGGTGGACCAACGGTACAGATCCATAAAGCCGATTTGCTCGTACAGGCAAGCGAGATAGCTGGCTTGACCCTTGCCAACGACGCGCTCAGCGCTCAGATCGAGCTGGGCAAGCTCGGACTTATCTAA